A stretch of DNA from Dehalobacterium formicoaceticum:
GGAAAAAAAATAAGGGAACATGAAAAGTTCTGCTAAAAAAGGGTAACCCAAATAAACCTCGCACCAAATACCAATAAATGTAAGACGGTGAAAGGATATAAGAAGACCCAGTTAGGAAAAAGAGTTAATCTCTCCTTTCTGGTGGTGTGTACAGTTTGTTGGTCTTTAGTAGCATAAAGACCAACCGTACCAATTTTCGGGCAGTTAAGACGAGAGCACGTTTGTGCTGATGTTTCAAAGCTTCAGAATACTTTTTAGCATAAAAGGCGGCGTAATCACTATCATAGCGACGAACAAGGTTGGCAGCTTGTACCAAATAGTAACGCAGATACTTGTTGCCGGTACGTAATCGCTTAGTTTCATCGCTTTCAAATTCTCCGGATTGATATTGGGACCAAACAAGGCCTGTATACTTAGCCAGGGCATTATGATTGTCAAAGCGATTAATATCACCAATTTCAGCAATAATACCGGCAGCAAATACAGGACCAATGCCTTTGACTGAAGACAAAGTTTCAGGGACAGATTTCATGATCTTTCCAATTTCTTTATCGATCTTAGTGACTTCTTTTTCCATGGTCTGAATTACAGTAAGCATGACCGATAAAGAAAGATTAACAGGATCAGCCATGGCCTTATCAAGGCGATATGAAGAGCGAGCCAGTTTTTGTAAGAATAAAGCTAACTCTTCAGGGTTATCAAAACGGTTTTTCCCTTTTTCCTTTAGAAAATCCACCAATTCAGTAATGGACATGGAAACAATCTGTTCAGGCTCAAGTTCTTGCAAAACTGCCAGGCAGGTAGCCCCAAACATATTGGAAAAAGGGTTGTCCTGGCGCAGACCACTGAATTTAAGGAAGACCTGATTGAGAAAGTAGGTTTTGTCTCGGGCGATACTTTGCATCAGATGAAAGCGGGTTCGTGTAAGTCGCTGAAGAGCTTCATATTGAATGCACGAAGTCAATTCATGAGGAAGACGGCCAAATCTAAGTTGGTCCGCAATCACCCAGGCATCAATACGGTCATTTTTAGGAAGACAATCATATCCTTTCTTGAAACGAGCTACCTTTCTTGCATTAAGTACAAAAACCTGAGACTGAAAATCAGTAACTTCGTGGAGCCCGGCATTGAGAAAATGGGCTAAATGCCAGCCCAAATTAGAAGTAGCCTCCATACCAACACGAACAAGACTAGTCTGATATTTGACAGCAGATTGAAGGATACGTTGCAATAAAGTTTCAGCCCCGTTTAAATCGTTGGGAATAGAAAAGGAAGCAAGAGCATCACCGGAATCATTCATGAACTGCACAGAATGAGAGCGGAGGCTCACGTCAATTCCTACCATAAGATTTGCCATATCCACACCTCCCTTCGATAAATAATCAAATACTTCTCAGACCTGGGTGCCCATGGGAACCATCTAAAGCAGCCTCGTCATCAGAACTCATGAACAGGAAAACGACAGCTTGGGTGCTACCCCCGAATTCCTGACCCGGTGCAACTAGCGGTTAGATACTCGATGATGGACCACGGGTGGCAGGCTTTATAAAGCAGTATCCAGCAGGATCCGCAAGGAGTGACAGAAATCTCCCGAAAAGTACCTGTCGATCCCATTGTCCCATGAGCAGGTCCAAGAAACAAGACAGAATAAAGCAATAAAAAAGACAGCAAAAAGAGAACAAAAAGGCAACAAAAAACCAGCCAAGCAACAGCTAGTATTTCTACTCTGGCTGGCTGGTTTCCAAT
This window harbors:
- a CDS encoding IS110 family transposase is translated as MANLMVGIDVSLRSHSVQFMNDSGDALASFSIPNDLNGAETLLQRILQSAVKYQTSLVRVGMEATSNLGWHLAHFLNAGLHEVTDFQSQVFVLNARKVARFKKGYDCLPKNDRIDAWVIADQLRFGRLPHELTSCIQYEALQRLTRTRFHLMQSIARDKTYFLNQVFLKFSGLRQDNPFSNMFGATCLAVLQELEPEQIVSMSITELVDFLKEKGKNRFDNPEELALFLQKLARSSYRLDKAMADPVNLSLSVMLTVIQTMEKEVTKIDKEIGKIMKSVPETLSSVKGIGPVFAAGIIAEIGDINRFDNHNALAKYTGLVWSQYQSGEFESDETKRLRTGNKYLRYYLVQAANLVRRYDSDYAAFYAKKYSEALKHQHKRALVLTARKLVRLVFMLLKTNKLYTPPERRD